The Deinococcus cellulosilyticus NBRC 106333 = KACC 11606 DNA window GAAAGCCTCAAAAGTTCATCCAGTAGATCCTCAGAGGACAACATGACCACTTTCACTGCCTATGTGGATGGCTCCTACTCCCCAGAGAAACACCTTGCTGCAGCTGCATGGGTAATCCTGCAAGACGACGAGCCCATCCACCAGGGAAAAGAACTCGTTCTGGAGGAACTCAGTTCAAGAAACATCACTGGTGAACTTCAAGCTGCCATCAAGGTGATCGACTACTGTGAAGCCAAAGGCATTCAAGACATCACCATTTTCCATGACCTGGAAGGTACAGGATACTGGGCTCGGGGAGAATGGAAACGCAAAAAGCCAGTCACACAAGCCTTTTACAGCAGAGTCCAAGACAGTACCGTCAGAATCAATTTCCAGTGGATTCAAGGACACTCAGGTCATTTCTGGAATGAGACAGTAGATCAGATGGCCCGCAAACTGTTGGAATAACCAAATCTACTCCAGCACCTTCACGCCCGAGCTGAAACGGTCCAAAGCCAACACAGCCCTGGCGTGATCCTCCTCACGCACGAAAGCCGTGATCAACCCCCGAGACACCACCGTCACCACCCAAACATCCCAACTCAACGCCTCCACCTCAAGATCCCGCAACACCCCCAACTCCACCAGAGAGCCAAAATCACACATTGAATTCAAGACGTCCTCGCTGGGCATGATCACCTTTCAAAACATCAATTCAAAGAAGCCAGCACCAACCGCGCCTGACGCTCATACCGCCTCGGCACATACGACCAGCCCAGAACCTGAAACTTCACTGGAGCCACCTCCAACACGGCAGCCACAGCTTCCGGGCCCAGAAGCCCCAGGCACACCAGGTCTTCCTCTGGAATGGATTTCATGATTTGCATTGATTCAGCGAGTGTGAAACGCAAACGCAGGATTGCAGGCATGGAGTCAAAATAGTGCACAACTGGTCATTTGCGGGTGACCCTGGGGTTGTCAAAAAAAACCCGAAAACGTCGTGTTTTCGGGCATGTTGCAAACAAAAAAGGCAACCCTGAGCATATCAAGGCTGCTTGCAAACAGAGAGTCAGATAAATGGTTTTTCTGGCAACAAATCAACAGAGGCTGCAATGATCAGGATCTCCAGAAAGGGTGACGCTGGAGAACGTTTTTTTCGCAGCGACAGGAGTTGCCAGGAGTCCTAGAATCAGACTGCACATCAAAACTGCTTTCAGCACACCATTCCTCATACCCTCAGGGTATCTCGGAACAGGCCTGCAACCCCATAAATTTGTTGCCAGCTATTTAATGTTCGCTTTTAAGGCCTGAACCACGGGGGAATAAATCACATGTGGATTTCCAAGCGTCTCCAACGCAGTTTTGTGCCGGGTCGAGGTGTAACGAACTTCGGATGGCATCGGATTGCCTTGCAACAATTCCAGAGCATACTGCGCCATACTACGTCTGGGATAGCGTTTCAGCACCTTCCCTGCGTGCACAGCCTGCGTTTCATGCACCACAATGAACTCACGCAAATATGGTTCCAGGTCCGGGTGCTTCTCAGAAAGCAGATAAAGAGTGACAGGCGTGAAATCTCTCATCCACCACAACAAAAATGCACGCTGGTAATCCTTCAGTGCAGAATACTGTTGCAGCAGAGTCTTATAGGCATTTTGGAACTCCTCACCACGCTCCAAAGCCGGTAGATTCGCATAAATCTGAATTGCTGTTGCAAAGAAAACCATGTTGATCAAACTGATGCCACTCGCGCTGGCATCCAGGCCTGTCCGCAGTTCATTCATGGCTTCCAGGTCATGGTTCATTGAGAGCGCGAGGGCGGTTGCAGCTTTAAGCATGAACCAGGTGATGCCTCTGCCTTTACTTGACCCAACTACCCTCTGCAAATCCTCCAGAAGTTGCGCACGTTTAAGCCGGTGATCGCGCACATGGTGAGAAGGCAAATTCAAATTGAACTCCCTGCCCAATCGCCTCAGCAACCTGAACGCCTGCGCCACTCGGGGCAGGGAAAAAGCAGCAGGTGCGTCCACAGCAGGCACCCGGCCCATATGTAAAGCGACCAGTGTGACCCTTGCCCATTCAGGCAACTGCTCTGGCACATCCCCCAACAGCCAGGAAAGAATACTTGCAAAACTCAAGCTGTTCACCTGCAACATGCTGTTGGGTTGTGAAGCCTGCGCCACCTGAAAATACAGACTGCGTGCAGCCTGCAAGTCATCGTTCACCATGTGCATGTATGCCGTTTCATACAGCACCACCAGGCGCGAGTGAGGATCACCGAGCACATCAGCCATCTGCAAAGCTTTGAAGTACATCTCCTGGGCAACAGCTTTCTTTTTCAAAACGTTTGCAGCAATCCCAATGGTCAGGTATGCACGATACATGGCTTCCAGGTTGGTGGTGTCTGCACCCAAAGTCCAGTCTGGCCGGAAACTGTCTGCAATGTACTGCAATTGGTCTTCATGCCCCTCAGCGCAAAGCAGCGCGAAATAAGTTGCTTTGCAGAGTGGGCAACGTGGGTGCTGGTAAACCTTGGCTTTTGCATCAGCATGCTGCCCAAATCGCAGCATAATTCGAGCGAGACGGGCATCACGAATGCTGCTCACAGGAAGTTCTTCCAGAGTCTGCTGGAGCTCAGGGAGCCGCTTTTCCTCCTCCACTTGCATGTAAAACTCATTCCACTCCTTGGGACAGCGGATCAAGTGTGCAAGTTCAATGGGGCTGGGGAAAGGCGTCATGTGTCTTTCAATGTACTCGATTCATCATTACAGCGTTCATGTCTTCCCATAAGGGAAATCCCCAATTAAAACACATGACTGACAACAACAAGCACAATGCTGATGCTGTCAACACCCACTGCTCTTTCTTATTCCGCTGATGGTCCTTATGCTGGGGCAAAGACCCACAAGGACACCCCCATGACCCAGAGAAAGAAACTGCTGAAACCCAGACTCCACGGTGAAGGCCAGATCCGAGAACGCAGCGACGGCAGGCTCGAATACCGCTTTTACGTCAAAGACCACAGCACCGGAAAGTCCGTCCGCAAAAGCGTCATTGCCCGGACCGAAAAAGAGCTCCTCGAAAAAATGCGGGCCGCTCAAATCGAAAACGCACAGGGAAAAAACTTCCAGAAGCTCAAAATCACCCTGGAAGAATGGCTCACCCAGCACGCCGAATCCCGCAAAACCAGCACAAGACCCAACACCCAAACCCAATACGGCCTGTACATCAAATACATCAGCAGCATCGGCAAGATCCCCCTGCAAGACGTCACCACCCAGATCCTCGACAACATGTACCAGGAGATGGCCAGGGCTGGATACTCCAAAAGCAGCATCACCCACACCCGCAGTTTCATCAACGCAGCCTTCAAACGCGCCATCAAATACGGCCTCTTACAGCACAATCCCAACACCAACACCGAAATTCCCGCAGTCCAACAAACCAAAATTGCCAAAGCCGTACCCCAAGAAGAAATCCACACCCTTCTGGAAATCGCCAAAACCACAAGGTATTACACCCTCCTCTACACCATCATCAGCACCGGCATGCGGCACGGCGAAGCCCTGGGCCTCAAATGGAGTGACTTCGACTGGCACGAAAAAAGCGTCACCCTGGAGCGCGCCGTCATCCTGGTGCAGCACAAAGTCGCAGTCAGTGGCCTCAAAACCAGCAATAGCGCCAGAACCGTGTACCTCCACGACCACCTGATTCAGGTGCTGCAGGAACACCAGCAACAACAAGAAGCCCTCAAACGAAACAACCCCAACTGGACCCACGAAGACTGGGTGTTCAGCACACAAGACGGCAAACCCCTCAGCCAGAACAACATCCGCAAAGTCTTCAAAACCCTGCTCACCCAGGCAGGCCTCCCCAACTACCGGATTCACGACCTCCGGCACTCCTTCATCACCTACCTGATTCACAAAGGCCTCGACCCGAAAACGGTCTCCTCCATCGCAGGACACGCAGACACCCGCATGACCCTGGACATCTACACGCAAACCCAGGAGTCCAGAAAGCGCCTGGCGGCCACTGAAATTGCAGGCTTTGTGTCCGCACAAAACCCCGAACAGGGGGCAAACGGGGGGCAAAACAAAAAACCCAGAGTTTCATGACTCTGGGTTTCATGCGTTTGACACGCCGTTGATCTGGTGGGCAGTGAGGGATTTGAACCCCCGACCCTCCGCTTGTAAGGCGGACGCTCTACCGCTGAGCTAACTACCCGTGCCGTAAGCTCAAATATCTTATTAAAGGCGGCCCCTTTCGTCAACCCCAGGATGGAACAGCAGAAGGCAGAGATTCAGTGCTTTGCCTTCCGCCCGCAAGCACGTAGTCAGAGTCAAGAAGAAAGCAGAAGTCTGAAGGCAATCCTGGAGCATGGGCTTTTTCCAGCACAAAAAAGACTTGCGCTTTCACCCCAGAGGCAGCTTATTGAGAAGTGTGTATCGATTCCTATGCTCCAGGCACAATCAGGAGTAGACTGTTCTCTTGATGCAGGAGACGGCGATCGAAACCCAGGGGCTCAGGGTGCGCTTTGGTGATTTTGTGGCCCTGGACAACCTTACACTTCAAATCCCCAGCGGTGCGTTTCTGGCCGTGGTGGGTCCCAACGGTGCAGGCAAGAGCACCTTCATGAAAACCCTGCTCGGACTGGTCACTCCAGAGACCGGACAGGTGAAGGTTCTGGGCAGACCTCCCGGAGCTTTCCCGGACCAGATCGGGTATGTGCCCCAGATCAAGACCTTTGACCGTTCTTTTCCTGCGGTGGCCATCGAACTGGTGCTGTCTGGCGTGCGTCAGGCGTGGCCTGGACCACTCAGGGGTCCCGAGCGCAAACTGGCCATTGAAGCTTTAGAGCGTGTCGGAGCAGACCGACTGGCAGAACGGCCCCTGGGTCGCCTCTCTGGAGGGGAGCTTCAGAGGGTTTATCTGGCCCGTGCTCTGGTCCGAAGGCCGAAGCTCATCTTGCTGGATGAGCCCGCCACCGGAATTGATGCTCTGGGCGAGAAGGACATGTACCACATGCTGGAAGCCTACCGCAAGGAAAGTGCGGCCACCATCGCCATGATCACCCACGATTTTGATGTGGCCCGGTACCATGCTTCCTATGTCGTCGTGCTGAACCGCACCCTCTACGGATGTGGTCACCCCTCCACCGCCCTGTGCGAAGACTGCCTGTCGAGGGCCTATGGTCACGGTAAACACGGCCACAAGAGGACCCTGTAAATGGAGCACTGGTAATGGAACTCTTTCAGGACTTTCTGACCCTCCCCTTTCTGCAACGCGCCCTGATTGCTGGGATCGTGATCGGGCTGATGTGTGGGTATTATGGTGTTTTTATCGTGCAGCGTGGCCTGAGCTTTCTGGGAGATGGTCTGGCACACGCAGCTTTCGGAGGGGTGGCACTCGGTCTGCTGCTTGGGTGGACTCCTCTGTGGGTGGCCCTGCCCTTCACGGTGCTGGTCAGTCTGGGCATCACCTACCTCAGGGAAAAGACTGAACTCCAGGGAGACACTGCAATCGGAATCTTCTTCGCTGTGTCCGTGGCCCTGGGTGTGCTATTTTTGGGCCTGAAGAAGGACTACACCGCCGATGCCTTCAGTTACCTGTTCGGCAGCATTCTCAGCGTGGGTGTGACCGACCTCATTGTGATCGGGGTGCTGCTCCTGATCACGATTCTGCTTGTTCCCAGAACCTGGAAACAACTGGCCTACAGCACCTTTGACCCGGAACTGGCCGCTTCAGATGGGGTGAATGTCCGGGGACTAAATTACTTTCTGTCGGTGGTGCTTGCTGTCACAGTGGTGGTGAGTGTCAAGGTGATCGGCATTGTGATGGTGGCCTCTTTCCTGGTGATTCCCGCCGCCGCCGCCCGCCTTCGCAGCCGCACCCTCTACCAGATGACCCTGTGGTCTGCTGGACTTGCGGCCCTCGCCAGCATCATTGGACTGCTGGCTTCGTACCTGATCAACGTGCCCTCGGGCTCAACGATCATCCTTGCCCAGGCGCTCTTTTTCGTTCTGGCAGCTGTTCTTCCCAGACAATCCCGTACTTGACGCACGGATTTTACGGGTTTAAGGTGGTGTAAGCGTATGTGGATCTCGACCAAAGCACAGTACGGGCTGCGTGCCCTCATTGAAATCGGCAAAACCCCCACCCAGGCGGTTCCCCTCAAGGATGTGGCCGACAAGCAGGACATCAGCCAGCACTATCTGGAGCAGATTGCCTCCAACCTGCGCCGCGCAGGATTCATCCGCAGCGTGCGGGGTGCCCACGGGGGCTACAAACTGTCCCGCGCGCCAAAAGACATCCGTGCCTGGGATGTGGTCGTCACCATGGAAGGCAGCCTGGCCCCTGTGAGCTGCCTGGAAGACTCCGACTCCTGCACCAAAACCGGCAGTTGCGCCACCGAAGGGCTCTGGAAGCGTGTGGAAGACGCCGTGCGAGATGTCCTCTACAACACCACCCTCGAAGACCTGATCCAGGAGAACGTGCAGCTCGAACACAGCAGACTGGTTCAACTGGAACCTTTCTACGCACCGCAGTAAGCGATCAGCCATCAGCCGTCAGCTGTCAGCTTAAAAGCAAAAGACCAGAAATCTATAAGTTTCTGGTCTTCCTTTATTTGATGCATGGGCGAGGCATGACTTACCCTTTTTCGAATTCTGATCTTGCTGATGCCCTTATGTTTCACCTCAAGTCTCTCCTTACACGCCACCTTGCCTGTCCACTGCTGATGGCTGATCGCTGGCTGCTGACCGCTTTCCCACACAAAGTATGTTTTTGGTAAGGCATGATCTTTTATGCTGATTCACACGGGAGTAAACTGCTGTTATCAGCGAAGTTGGCAGAGGGGCATCCGTGACCCCGAAACCTGTTTTTGTTCTGGCCGCAGGAAGCGAGGTTCCTTGTGGCTGGACTCGGGTCTTCTCTTTCCCTTGCAGAGGAGCGTATGGTTCTTCACCTGCTGTTGGTCACTGCACTTGGCATGCTTGCCCTCCGGTACGCCGGTCAGCTTTACGTGCGCAGTTCTGGAACCCCTCAAACCCACCTGCTTGCAGGTCTGTATGTGCTTTTTGCGTTCATGAATTTTCTGGTGTTCATCAGCCAGCATGCAGGAAATGGGGCCTTGCAGGCCGCTGCCCTGACCCTGTTTTTCATTGCTCTGCCGCAGTTCATCTCGCGCATTTCTTACACCCTGATGTTCACCTTTCAGTCGGTGTACCACAAGCATCCCGAGCAGATGCACACCATCACCTACGCTGCCATGTCCTTGACAACCTTGCTGGCCGCCCTCAACATTCTGGGGGTGATGTTCACCGGAAAACTGGTGACAGATGGGCAGGGCCTTTTCCTGAACATGTTCTATGTTCTGGGCATCATTGGCTGGGTCTGCATTCTTTTGATGGTGCAGGGGGTTGCAGACAGTTTCCCTCACCAGCGGAAATATGCATTGCCTCTGATGGTCAGCGTGACATTCGGGCCTTTTCTGCTTGCACCGATCATGTCGGGGTTTTTTCACCTGAACGATGCCCTGGTGCTGTTTCTGACCTTCACTCCTGTGCTTCTGACCCTCACCCTTCTGGTGGACCGGGCAGGTCTGCTGAATCCTCCTTATTTCATGCCTGAGCGTGCCCTGCGTTTTGTTCCCAACCCGGTGATGGTGACAGACCCAGATGATCTCATCACCTGGATGAATGAGGAAGCCCGCAAACTGGACGCTGCCGAACTGGGCCGTCCTGCCCTCAGTGCCTTTTATTCCAGTGAGGAGTTCGTGACCGACCAGAACCAGTGGGAACCGGACCGGGAGTACCGTTACGTGCGGACCCGCTACAAGGAATACCTGCTGCGCAAGCAACCCATCAACAGCAACGAGCACGAACTGCTGGGATACCTGTACACCGCCCAGGAGGTCACGGTGGAGGACAAACTGGCCCAGCATTACCACGCTGCCAGAAACCACCACGTCCCCCCCATCAGACGCAATTACTCTGAACAGCAGGATTCCTGAGCTTCAGGCCCAGAAGAACTTGAGGGCATCCAGCAGGCGTCTCAACTGCCCTGAATCTCCAAAAGGCGAGGGAACCGTGTAACGCTTTTCTGCATGGTAGAGCCTCAGGTCCTGCAGGATGGCCCTCACCACGGGGTTATCATCAAAATACCCCTCAAGGCGGTACTGGTCCTCTCCGAGTTTCTGGAGGACCTCTTGCTGGGGAGCCCAGCCTCCCACGTAGGAACTGGAGTCTGGTTCTCCGGCTTCCATTTTGGTGTACACCCCTCCCCATGCCATCCCGGTCAGGTGACTGAAATCTATGCTGCAATGGTTGTTGAGGATGTCGTCATTGCGGTGGTAGGTGAATTCCATCTTCACCCTGTAGCGTCCGTTTTCGGGATAACCGGGAAATTCAGTGGCCTTGATCTCAAGCAAATCAATGTCAAGCATGGTGCTCTGAGTTTAAACAATGAAACGCCCAGCACAAATCCAGAAGCTGGCTTACAGGGCCTCTCGCAATTGACGGATGCCTTTTTCAATGGCCTGTGGAGCAAGGTGGGCATAGTTCAGGATGATGCCACTCTGGACCACCCGTGTGGCGTACCGACTCAGGAAGTCCACAGCAACCTTCGAGTGGAGTGAAGCGGCCCTAAGGTGCTCCTCGCTCCAGCTTTCTGGGAGAAAGGCACAGATGTGCAAGCCTGCGCCCGTGGTGGGAATGGTGAACTCTGGGAAATGCTTCCTCAGGGCAGACAGCAGGGTCTCATACCGCTCCAGAATGGTGGCTCTGGTTTTCTTGAGGTGCCGTGCAAAGCCCCCGGAGTGCAGAAAATCGGCAAGGGCCAGACTGTCGAGGGTCGGAGGTTGCCTGTCTGTGAGGTAACGGGTGGCAGAGAGAACCTCAATGATGGGGGCAGGAGCGACCAGAAAGCCACTTCTCAGGGCTGGAGACAGGCTCTTGGAGAAAGTGCCCACGTAGATCACCTGAGAGGGATTCAGGCCCTGCATGGCAGACAGGGGACGGGTGTCAAAGCGAAACTCCGAGTTGTAATCGTCTTCGACAATCCAGGCCCCTACACTTCTGGCCCAGTCCAGAATCCTGAGCCTTCTGGAGGCAGGCAGGATGGCCCCTGTGGGAAACTGGTGGGCTGGAGTGACATACAGCAGGTCTGCTTTTCTGGGAAGGAGTTCAGGGTTCAGGCCCTCATCGTCCACAGGAAGATAAAGGACCTCTGCACCAGAGGCCTCAAACACCCTTCTGGCTCCCAGGTATCCGGGATCTTCCATCACCACAGTTTTTCCTGGTTCCAGGAACACCCGGGCAAGGGCATCCAGGCTTCCCTGTGAGCCACTGGAGAGCATCACCATACCTGCAGTGGCCTTCACTCCTCTTTCTCTGGCCAGGTAACTGGAAATGGCTTCACGGGTCTCCAGAGGGCCCAGTTCGTCGCCATACTGTCCCATGCCGCCCTGCAAGGCTTTTGCCCTCTCACGCAGCGCACGTGCCCACGCCTCTGCAGGAAAAAACTCATTGGGAACATTGCCCAGACGGAAATCCACCTCAATCTGGTCGTAGGCAGGCCGCAGAGGGGTTTGCAGGGCACGAATGGCCCATTCGGTCAGTTTCAGGCCCGGAGCAGGAACATCCAGTGTCACTTCCGGGTTCACGCTGTGGGCAACATAAGTTCCACTGGCCGGACGGGTCTCGATGAACCCCTCCACCTCAAGAAGCTCGAAGGCTTCCAGCACCGTGTTTCTGGCCACCCCCCAGGTCTTTGCAAATTCCCTGCTGCTGGGCAACTTACTGCCCTCAGGAAGTGCGCCTGCCAGAATGGCCTCACGCAATGCCTGATACACCTGACGGTAGAGGGGTTCACTGGGGCTGGGGTTGAGGGGCGGCAGCATGGTCTCAGTTTATCGAGCTGAAGGCACAAAGCAGAAGGCAGAAGGCTAAAGAACCAGGGCAAGCACAAATTTGACAAATGTTGGATGTCACTGCAACAAGCCGTCAGCCGTCAGTGCTCAGCAGTCAGCACCAAAAGAAGGGATGTTCTCCATGAAGCCTGAAAAAGCTGTTTCACCGTTCAGCAAAATGATCTTTCCGTGGACTGCAGTAAAAGCATCCATCCATCTTTTGCGGATGGCTGATGGCTGATCACTCTGCACCATCCGCACGACTGGACGTTGCATTTATCCTGGCAAAAACCGCCCCCGAAGGAGCGGTTCTGTCTGAAAAGGTTCATCTGGATTTGGTCTTGAAACGCCGCTCCAGTTCATTGGTGAAGAAGGTCATGATGGTGGTCAGGAACAGGTAAATCGAGGCCGAGGTGAGGTAAGAAGGAATCACCAGGAAGGTCTGGCTTTTGAACCGGTCGATGGCGTTGGCCAGTTCCAGGGTGCCCACCACAGTGGCCAGCGAAGTGTCCTTCAACAGGGACACAATGTTGTTGACCAGCGGAGGAATGGAAACCCGCACTGCCTGCGGCAGGATCACAAGCCACATGGCCTGAACACCACTGAGGCCAAGTGAACGGGCTGCCTCGGTCTGCCCTCTGGGAATGGCCTGAATGGATGCACGGATGACTTCCGCATTGTAGGCCCCCTGGTTGAGCGCCAGAGCCACCATTGGAGCATAGAAATCAAAATCAGGAACGTCCACCACACTGGGAAAAAGAATCGGTGTGGCATTGAAAGCGAAAAGGATCTGCACAATCAGAGGGGTACCCCGAAACACCCACACATAAAAGGAGGCAATCCAGCGAAAAGGAGGAAACCCTGAGAGCTTGGCAATCCCGGTGACGGTTCCCAGAATGATGCCCAGAATCCCGGAGGTGACGGTGAGCAGCAGTGTGGTCTTGGTGGCATCCGCAAAGATCTGGGCATTGTCTGCAAAGGTCTGGGCATACTCCAGACCGAGCAGGCCTGGTACCGTTTTAACGCCATAACTGATCACGATCAGGGCAAGGGGAAAAGCCACCACGAGCCCCAGAAGCCACAGGGCATTGTTTAAAGTCGCGTTCTGTTCTTTCATATCGACATAAGGGAGGGAGGAGGTGGTCTCACCTCCTCCCTGTGGGAATCACTTGCAGCTGACGTCTGTACCGAAGTACTTCTTGCTGATCTTCGCGTAGGTGCCATCTTTGATGATGTCGGCAAGCGCACCGTTGAGGGCCTCGGTGACAGAGTCGTTGCCCTTGTTGACCACCATGGCGATTTCTTCTTTAAAGAGGAGGTCTCCGAGTTGCCATTTCACTTTGGGATTGGCTTTCTTGGCATCGAGCACCACGAACTTGTCACTGACCCAGGCGTCCACAGTCCCAGCGATCAGGGCGGCCACAGCATCGGTGTCTTTGGGGAAGGTTTTGACCTTCACGCCCTTGACTTTCTGCACGTTGGACAGGTAGCTGGTGCCCACCTGCACAGCGACGCGCTTGCCATTCAGCTGGGCAGCGGTCTTGATGTTGGGGGATTTGGAAACGATCTGGCCCCCGGTGCAGTAGTGGGGGTCAGAAAAGTCCACCACTTTGGCCCGCTCTTCGTTGATGCCGTGGGAGGCAATGGCGAAGTCGTAGCGGTTCTGGGTCACCCCAATGATCAGGGAGTCAAAGGGCTGGGTGATCCACTGGACCTTCAGGCCCAGCTTCTTGGCAATGGCATCCCCAATCTCCACTTCAAACCCGGTGAGTTTTTTCCCTTCAAAGTAATTAAACGGCTTGAAGGCACCCTCGGTCGCAATCTTGATGGTGCCAGCAGCCTTGATTTCGTCAAAGGTGCGGGCGCCAGCGGTGGCGGTAAGGAGGAGGGCACCTAACAGTAAAGCGGTCTTTTTCATGGGTACTCCTTTGATTCTGCGGTTTGGGACATTCTAGCACAGGTCGATAAACTCTTTTCCTGTCCTGAACGTGCGATTTGATTCAGCACAAGTTCAGGCAAACGGCAGGTCAATAGCTGATTTAGCTTAACACACGCCAGTAAAATTTGTATACAAAATTACCATATGAAAGGTGTATAGAACATGAATACTTGTTCTGGGTTCAAGAATGTGGGGACTGGGTGGGGTGAGGGGAGGACATCTGGCTTTGACAACATCAGCCGAGAGCCGAGAGCCGAGAGCCGAGAGCCGAGAGCCGAGAGCCGAGAGCAAGGTAAATTGCCAGGTTCTCTCTGTCAATGCATTTCTGATGTATTGGAGGCAGTTCTTTGTTTAACACAGGGACAGGAAGCTTTACCCAACAACCACTGGCATCTGGCTAAAGCCAAAGCTTCATGACCGCCCTCGGTTCTCGGCCCTGTGCCCTCAGCAAGCAAAAAGAAACCACCGCCTGAGCGGTGGTTTCTTTTTGCTTGCTGAATTTAGCGGGTCAGCGCCAGTTCGGTCTGCATGTCGAAGGCGTACAGACGGCTGCGGTCCACGAGCAGTTCGACCTGGTCACCGGGGCGCACAGGGGCGTGGCCGTCCACTTTGGCGATCAGGGTCTGACCACCAAGGTCCACAATCACGTCGGTCTGGGCACCGAGGGGCTCCACCACTTCCACGGTGGCGCGGATCACGTTGGTGGCGTCTTCGGGAATGGCGGTGTAACCCTTCATTCCGATGTGCTCAGGACGGATGCCCATCCAGACCTGTTTGCCTTCGTAGCCACGCAGGGACTGGGCGAGACCGCCAGCAGGCAGGATGGCGAAGCCCTGGCCGGTGAAACGTCCGCCCTGCACGGTGGCAGTGACGAAGTTCATGGAGGGGCTGCCGATGAATCCGGCCACGAATTTGTTCTTGGGGTTGTCGTACAGGTTGAGGGGGGTGTCCACTTGCTGGATCACTCCGTCACGCATGACGACGATGCGGGTTCCCATGGTCATGGCCTCGACCTGGTCGTGGGTCACGTAAATGACGGTGGCACCCAGACGGCGGTGAAGCTTGCTGATCTGTGAGCGCATTTCCACACGGAGCTTGGCATCCAGGTTGGAAAGGGGCTCGTCCATGAGGAACACTTTGGGTTCACGCACGATGGCGCGTCCCAGAGCCACACGCTGACGCTGACCCCCGGAGAGTTCCTTGGGCTTGCGGTCCAGCAGGTGCTCGATCTGCAGAATCTTGGCAGCTTCACGCACACGCTTGTCGATTTCGGCTTTGGGGGTCTTGCGCAGACGCAGACCGAAAGCCATGTTCTCGTACACGTTCATGTGGGGGTAAAGTGCGTAGTTCTGGAACACCATGGCGATGTCGCGGTCCTTGGGGGGAACGTCGTTCATCACACGGTCGCCAATGCGCAGGGTTCCGTCAGAGATGTCTTCCAGACCGGCGATCATTCGCAGGGTGGTGGACTTTCCGCAACCGGATGGACCGACGAACACCATGAATTCACGGTCATGGATGTGCAGGTTGAAATCGGTGACTGCGGTGACTTTGCCGTAGCGCTTGTAGACCTTCTCTAAGATTACGTCTGCCATGTTGTTATCCTCCCCCATGCTCTCACCCGTGAACTTCCTCGGGCGACTTGGGTGCGTTGCGATTGCCTGGTGCCTACGCT harbors:
- a CDS encoding ABC transporter substrate-binding protein; this encodes MKKTALLLGALLLTATAGARTFDEIKAAGTIKIATEGAFKPFNYFEGKKLTGFEVEIGDAIAKKLGLKVQWITQPFDSLIIGVTQNRYDFAIASHGINEERAKVVDFSDPHYCTGGQIVSKSPNIKTAAQLNGKRVAVQVGTSYLSNVQKVKGVKVKTFPKDTDAVAALIAGTVDAWVSDKFVVLDAKKANPKVKWQLGDLLFKEEIAMVVNKGNDSVTEALNGALADIIKDGTYAKISKKYFGTDVSCK
- a CDS encoding ABC transporter ATP-binding protein; its protein translation is MADVILEKVYKRYGKVTAVTDFNLHIHDREFMVFVGPSGCGKSTTLRMIAGLEDISDGTLRIGDRVMNDVPPKDRDIAMVFQNYALYPHMNVYENMAFGLRLRKTPKAEIDKRVREAAKILQIEHLLDRKPKELSGGQRQRVALGRAIVREPKVFLMDEPLSNLDAKLRVEMRSQISKLHRRLGATVIYVTHDQVEAMTMGTRIVVMRDGVIQQVDTPLNLYDNPKNKFVAGFIGSPSMNFVTATVQGGRFTGQGFAILPAGGLAQSLRGYEGKQVWMGIRPEHIGMKGYTAIPEDATNVIRATVEVVEPLGAQTDVIVDLGGQTLIAKVDGHAPVRPGDQVELLVDRSRLYAFDMQTELALTR